Below is a genomic region from Zavarzinella sp..
CACAATCACTACATCTGGTTCAGGGAAATTGATTCAAAACGACGAATTGAACTGCTTTATTCAGGATCTTTTGGCATCGGCATGGGCATTGGAACAGGTTTTGGTGCCACTGGCTGATACTGTTGCAGGAGATTACCTGTTGTTGCAGCATCGGGTGTCAGAATCCCTTTCAGCGAGTTGATTTTCGCCAACAGTGGACCTTTCTCGTCTGCTGCCAGATCGATAATGCTTTGAATCTGCTGTTTGCCAACGTTTACGCCGTTCGCCTGAATATGGCGAATGGTGGCATCAGCAGCCAGCATTCGCACTGGTTCTGGACGTGCCACTGAAATCACCACGTTCAGCAGGTCTTGCTGCACTTCTTTGCTGGTGATTCTTTCTACCGCTTCAATCGCAGCAACCACCATCGTTTCTTCCAGCAGAGCACGTCTCAATACGCCCTCTGCAGGTTTGATATCGTAGCCTTTTACCTGGCCAATCGCGATTTTTCTCAACCACGAAAGTGCTTTCAGTGCCATCATGTCTTTCTCTTCAGGAGAAAGAATAGGGGCTTTGGGATCGACCACCTGATTGATCTGTTCCTGAATAGTGATGGAAGAAAAGACCCCAGGAATCACTCGAACGTTGTGATAGAACCGGGTACGTTTTTCCAGGCGGGTTTCCAGATCAGGGTTTCTCAATGCGGCATTCACCGGCAGGCGTTCCTGCACAATCTTCCAATTGCTTTCTACTTGTGGATTCAGTTCCGCAGAAAGCTTCAATTCGTGCTCCGCAATCGTTGTCAACAAGTTGGATAACCGACGTCGCTGAAGTTCCGAAGGCGCGGTTTCTTCAGGAATCCGCATCCGCCAGGTTTGAATAGGAACTTCATCCACACCCACAATCTCGCGGGCCGGGTCAATCGGATAGAGGCTGAAACCACGTCGCAGGTCAGCTGGGATTAAGGTTTGCAGTATCAACAGTTCCCGCTCATACAGCGAAACCAGAGTATTGGTGGTGAGGCTCTTTTCCAGGTTCTGGCCCGGGTGGAATGGCAGGGTCAGGTAAGAAACATAAGCGATTTTCGCATTGAGTTCCTGTGATAATTGAAAGCCTGCGTCTTCCACCTGTTTCGTGATATAGGCTACTTGTGCCTGGTGGCGGGCAAGCAACATTTTTTTCTGTTCGTCTTCGCTGGCACGCTGCGTCTGGTCCCTTGTTAACTGGGCGATGTCACCGTAGAAGGACGGATTTTCGGGCAGGTCAAGCATGGAGACAATCAGAGCCAGACGGCCAAGCGATGTCATCGTGCTGATCGGTGTCACCCCTTCTGGAGAGGCAATGACGAGCACCGGCAGGGCTTTGCCACGTCGATCTGCACGGATTTGTGCCAGCATATCCACAAGCATCGGATCTGGCAGGTGGTGATCGATCAGAACCAGGTCAATGTCAGCTTTTAATCTCAGGCGACGCATCAATTCGCGTCCGGTGGGGGCAATTTCGGTGCGATAACCAATCTGCCGTAAGGAATTCACAATTGCCTGTGCTCGCACTGGATCCGGATCACCCAGCAGAGCTTGCGGAGTACCGGCACCACGGATGCCTGCCAGCAAGGTTTCTGACAATACTTTTACGACACGATCGGTATTCAGGTGAACGGGGCTACCAGGCATCTTCAACAGTGCTTCCGTGGCAGCGAATTGAACGCGTGGATCGGGGTAATCCATCGCCTGAACCAGTAATGCTGGTCGAAACTCGCTACCTGCACGTGCTTCTGGCTGGGCAGCTTTGATTTCCGCCCGATCACCCAGCGTGCGAACCAGGGACAGCACCACAGCGGTGCGTTTGTCACGAATTGCAGAATGCATGAAGTCCTGCAGAAAAGCAAACGATGCCCCACTGAGAATTGCCTGCAGTTGTGGTGCAGCGTCTGCCAGTGGCGTGCCTGGTTGCAGCAAAGCCTGCTGTTCAATGGCCACCGTCAGGAATGTGGTTTGTGCTTCAACAAAATCAGATTGCTGTGCTAAGGCCCATCGTGCGTAACGCAAGGCGTAATACGTCAGAGCTTCGCGACGCGATAGTAATGTTTCTTTGACAGCTTCACCATCTGGCACCCAAACTGTGTGAACTTTCTCATTTTTTTCATCCCCACCCAGCACTCGCAGATTTGCCTTATCGTTGTGAAAACGATTGGCGATTGCGTTCAACTGGCCCTGCGGTTTGCGTAACGCAGGATCAGGTTGACGATCGAGATCCACTGTAAACAGTTTTTCAAGGGTGGCACGAACTTTCGCACGTACTGTATCAGTGGTGTTCGCATCACCCAGCAATTTCCAGTATGTGGGGATTGGGTCGGTGGTGGCATTGGTGGTCAATTCACGAGGATTCGAGCGTGTCTGCAGTACATCAATCAGTTCCGATTGCAATTTCGCATCGGCCTGAGAAAGCAATAACACCAGCCCACCCGTGGTTTCAATTGCCAGTTCCGGTAAAGCCTGTAGCAAGGCGGAATGCACCGCAGGATTGGTGCGTTCTTTCAGGATTTTCACCACTTCCGGCATGATGGCAGTGCCGGATTTCCGCAATTCATTTAACGCAAATGCGGCTTCTTCTGGTGATGCAGCCAGATTGTTGACATATTTCCGAATACGCACGGGATTGGTCAACTCATTTTTCATGGCCGTAGTTAGCTTGCCAATCAGCGTTTCGACCTGATCTTTCGCTTCTTTGTTCTTACGAACATCCTTGTTCCAGGTGGGGATGTTTCGCAGACGCAGGAAAGGTGCAATGCCCTCATCCTTGGAATCCGGACGTGGCTTCAGCAGATCCATTAAAGTTTTATCATCTGGCTCTAATGCCAGCAGGCTGTTCAATCTCTCTGCGGCACGTTCATAGTTGCCGAGCCGGATTTCAAATTGCACTGCCGACCAGAATTCCGGCACAGTTTTAGGTGTGGGATAAAACGGTGATTCTGATTGTGCAACCAGGCCTGGCACACATGCCAGCATTGTCATTATCGATAATACCAGGCGAAATTGCATGACTGCACCTCCAGAAACGATCTGTTAAACGACCTAATCTCGCGACAAGATTCTCCTTATCTATTTCATCGCGCTTCATTAATTGTTGCAATCAACTTCCTGTGCAACTAAGTCTGCATATGTTTCCCGACGACGGATCAGACGATATGTATCACCTGTAACGAGCACTTCTGCCGCTCTTCGTCTGGAATTGTAATTCGAACTCATACTCATGCCGTAAGCGCCAGCACTGAAAGTGGCGAGGAGATCCCCACGCTGCATGGCTGGCAAATAGCGATCTTTCGCTAAAAAGTCCCCAGATTCACAAACCGGCCCCACCACGTTCTGCAGGTGGGTGTTCGGGATAGGGACTTCAAAATCTTCCGGTCGTTCCGGCACCGCTTCGGTGGGATGGACCGGCCAGATTCGGTGGAACGAATCATATAAGGTGGGGCGAATCAGATCGTTCATCGCTGCATCCTGGATGATGTAGCTCTTGCCGCCCGATTCTTTGGTAAACACCACGCGACTCACCAGAATACCCGCATTTCCAGCAATGAACCGCCCTGGTTCCAGTACCAGTTTGCAGCCCAACTGTTTCACCCCTGGCAGAATTGCTTCTGCAAAGGCACTGGCGGGCAATGCTTCCTGTTTCCGGTAGTGGATGCCAAAGCCGCCCCCCATGTTCAAAAATTCAATCGGGTGACCCAGTTCCTGAAAGGCTTTCACCAGTTCAATCGCTTTTTTCATCCCTTCCTGGTACGGGGTGCTGCTGAGAATGGGAGAGCCCAGGTGCATGTGCAGCCCACAGACGGATAGTCCGGGCTGACCAACCACGCCACGGGCAACATCAATCACTGTTTCGATATCGAGGCCGAATTTTACCCCTTTCACCGATGTATCGGTCTTCGCATGGGTCTTCGGTGGCAGATCGGGGTTTACTCGCAGGGCAGCGCGGGCTGTTTTCCCCATCGATCTGGCGACATCGGCCAGGGTGTGCAGTTCCTGCTCGCTTTCCACATCGAATAACAGGACATCTTTTTCCAGTGCGAAGCGGATTTCTTCGTCTGTTTTACCCACACCAGCAAACACGATCTTTGGGCCAATCCCACCTGCCTGCAGTGCCCGGTACAGTTCCCCACCTGATGTGACGTCGAAGCCCGCACCATGATCCGCCAGCAGGCGACAGAGGTGGATGTTGCCGTTCGCTTTGACGCTGTAGCAGATCAGTGGGCTGACTTCTGCAAAGGCAGTCTGGATCTGTTTCAGGTGGTGCAACAGCGTGGCCTGGCTGTAAATGAACGTAGGGGTGCCAAATTCCTCGGCAATTGCCCGCACCGGCACTTCTTCACAAAACAATTCCCGCTCACGATAATGAAAATGATCCATAAATTCCCTGATATAAAACGTACCAGTTATGTGGTTGCTTCATTTTACAGACAAGCACGCACACTCAGAAGTTGTTTGTGGGAAAATTGAGCCAGGAAACGAAATTCGCTCCCACCAGTGGGCAAAAATGAGAGAAATATGAAAGATTTTTCCCTGTAAACAAGGAATTGATGTTGTAGACTACCAGCCTCGAATCAGAAATTACTTTGATTTTGGATTGCTTTTCGCCAGATCCCGCACGCATTCCTCCCACAGGACTTCGAGATCGCGGCCTGTCAGGGTTTTAAAATCTTCCTGTTTGTATTCGCGTTTCTGCAGATTGAAGTGGATTTTTTCCACCACACCCGGGTGGCGTGCGTCCAGCCACACCAAAAACCGTGCGGTCACCCGATAACTATCTGTGTATTTGTTCCGCTCGCCCAACAGTGGGGGCAACTTCCAGCCCGAATTCTTCTCGTCGCTGAATTTATAGCGTGAATAATCGGCGATTCCTTCGACCAGCCACCCGGGAGCCCCACGTGGATACGACTGCACAACGTGCGTCAATTCGTGGACCAGCAAGCCCAGGTCGTTGGGATTCTTTTCGATCCATTCAATGCTGATGCTGATTGTGCCACCGGTGCAGTACGCGGGCACCCGCATATCCCGTTTGAAAATCAATTTCACCGCATGTTCTGCGGGGCGATCCGGATTCTCAAAGTTTTTTAATAATTTTGGGAACGCTTCATAATAAACCTGCACAAAATTGCCCACGGTGGGGGCAATTTTTTCAGAAATCTCCCCTTCAATAATCAATGATACCGGCTTGCCAAGTGCCTTCGATGGCACCTCCACCGTTTTTGGCTGGGCGAGACAGATACTCGAGGCAATACATCCAACGAGACAAATCAGGGAATAGCGCATCTTGTTTTCTTCACAAAGGTTATCTGGTGAACTGTAGTGAAAAATGATTATAAAGTTGTTGAAAGAAGTGTGAGAAGTTGTTCATTTTGTGAAGAAAGCCAGTGCATTGCCAGTTGGCTATATGCAAATATTGCTATATTGGCACGTGGTTTTTCCAACGATTAGGTGAAAAGTTTGCCTTTCATTGGCAAAAACGCAACTTGCATGCATGAAGTATCAACAAGCTCAAGAAAAAGTGGGAGGGGGCAAGTTGCAAAACCTGCCCTGAAACAGCCGATTACACCTTTTCTGGCACTTCAAAGCCTTTGCGATATTCCCGAGTCAGCATTTCGTTGGCTTTGGCATTATTGCCCATGAAGCGTTCTGTTTTCGAATCGATCATTAACACCGGCCCCACCATGGCACGGGTGGTTTTCAGATCGATTTTGTTATCGACCAGATGATCCATGAACCGCTTGGCACCTGCGGCAATGTGCATACTGCCGGGGATATCCTTGATATCGGCCAGGTTCGCGGGGGTACCGCTGAGCATACTGATGTTCGAGAGGTGGCACAATGCTGCCGACTGGTGGCCTTCTTCGATATCGCAGTTCAAATGGCTTTGTTTGCGGGCACGAACTGCTTCCACAAAGTTGGCAAAGTGCATGCTGTCACCGCCACCAGAGAATTTTTCAACTACATTCAGATCGAGATCGAGCACCACGCCGGAGTTGTAGTTCGGGCAAACAACAATTCCTTTATCGCCATACCAGATGTTGCCAACAAAATTGCTGCCTTTCTTGCCACCCATGTTGGCTGGGAACGGACTGTCACTGGCCAGACCACGCACTTCGAACATCAGTTCGCTGTCGCCGTAGTCGAACACACACAGTTGGGTATTGGCGGTTTCTCCATCATCTTCATAGCCAAATCGGCCCCCAAAGCTCATCACCGACTTTGGCAAGGTGGATTTGTTCAAGCCCCAGCGTGCCTTGTCCATTTCGTGCACGCCCTGGTTGCCCAGGTCGCCGTTGCCATAAGCCCAGATCCAGTGCCAGTCATAATGGAGATTTTTTCGTTTCAGATCAACGACAGGTGCGGGTCCAGACCACAGATCATAATTCAGCGTGGCGGGCAGTTTTTGTGCACCTTCTGTCTTGCCGATACTGTTTCGGCGCTT
It encodes:
- the lysA gene encoding diaminopimelate decarboxylase, with the protein product MDHFHYRERELFCEEVPVRAIAEEFGTPTFIYSQATLLHHLKQIQTAFAEVSPLICYSVKANGNIHLCRLLADHGAGFDVTSGGELYRALQAGGIGPKIVFAGVGKTDEEIRFALEKDVLLFDVESEQELHTLADVARSMGKTARAALRVNPDLPPKTHAKTDTSVKGVKFGLDIETVIDVARGVVGQPGLSVCGLHMHLGSPILSSTPYQEGMKKAIELVKAFQELGHPIEFLNMGGGFGIHYRKQEALPASAFAEAILPGVKQLGCKLVLEPGRFIAGNAGILVSRVVFTKESGGKSYIIQDAAMNDLIRPTLYDSFHRIWPVHPTEAVPERPEDFEVPIPNTHLQNVVGPVCESGDFLAKDRYLPAMQRGDLLATFSAGAYGMSMSSNYNSRRRAAEVLVTGDTYRLIRRRETYADLVAQEVDCNN
- a CDS encoding basic secretory protein-like protein, with the protein product MRYSLICLVGCIASSICLAQPKTVEVPSKALGKPVSLIIEGEISEKIAPTVGNFVQVYYEAFPKLLKNFENPDRPAEHAVKLIFKRDMRVPAYCTGGTISISIEWIEKNPNDLGLLVHELTHVVQSYPRGAPGWLVEGIADYSRYKFSDEKNSGWKLPPLLGERNKYTDSYRVTARFLVWLDARHPGVVEKIHFNLQKREYKQEDFKTLTGRDLEVLWEECVRDLAKSNPKSK
- a CDS encoding Gfo/Idh/MocA family oxidoreductase — its product is MLNRRHFLNHSAVIAAAMAALESDLTPNLYAEDTAPAAGNKGTLRVAVVGVRGRGMSHVGGFNGANGCQIVTVCDADTGVIGKAMDAVTKKNGKAPTFVQDFRRVVEDKSIDIISIATPNHWHALMAIWAMQNGKDVYVEKPCSHNVLEGRRMVEAARKYNRICQVGTQSRSNPGMRKSIEAIHSGKIGKVHLAYGVCYKRRNSIGKTEGAQKLPATLNYDLWSGPAPVVDLKRKNLHYDWHWIWAYGNGDLGNQGVHEMDKARWGLNKSTLPKSVMSFGGRFGYEDDGETANTQLCVFDYGDSELMFEVRGLASDSPFPANMGGKKGSNFVGNIWYGDKGIVVCPNYNSGVVLDLDLNVVEKFSGGGDSMHFANFVEAVRARKQSHLNCDIEEGHQSAALCHLSNISMLSGTPANLADIKDIPGSMHIAAGAKRFMDHLVDNKIDLKTTRAMVGPVLMIDSKTERFMGNNAKANEMLTREYRKGFEVPEKV